A window of the Lagenorhynchus albirostris chromosome 1, mLagAlb1.1, whole genome shotgun sequence genome harbors these coding sequences:
- the LOC132530559 gene encoding HIG1 domain family member 1A, mitochondrial-like has product MSSDTDVSLSSYDENQGSKLIRKAREAPFVPIGMAGFAAIVAYGLYKLKSRGNTKMSVHLIHMHVAAQGFVVGAMTLGMGYSVYQEFWAKPKP; this is encoded by the coding sequence ATGTCAAGTGACAcagatgtttctctttcttcatatGATGAAAATCAGGGATCTAAACTTATCCGAAAAGCTAGAGAGGCACCATTTGTCCCCATTGGAATGGCAGGTTTTGCAGCAATCGTTGCATATGGATTATATAAATTGAAGAGCAGGGGCAATACTAAAATGTCTGTTCACCTGATCCACATGCACGTGGCAGCCCAAGGCTTTGTTGTGGGAGCAATGACTCTTGGTATGGGCTATTCCGTGTATCAAGAATTCTGGGCAAAACCTAAACCTTAG